ggtgtttttattttttaacactAATTCTTGGTAGGTTGTTGGTGGAGAGGTGAGTTTTCTCTATGCTTAATTATATTGGAAGTATTATATAAAGAGATTTAGAGTGATTGGCCATATGCTTGGATGTTTAGAAAAccatattttaattggagaagTTTCCAAATAATGATTGGAAGGCGGCGACTAATACATGTATTGGGGCACTTTTTGACATAAATAGACCAATATGAGACAAGGTCAGGAGATTTGTTATGATATTAATGTAATTATATGAAATACTAATTAAAGCCGTTATCTTTGAAACAATGGTATTTAGTGGCGCACTCGGCACTTCCATTGTAAATATGTAGGATGTATATgttttttctccttcatttaTTGGGGGAGTTGGAGGAGTTCATATACTTCCCCTCAAAAAAATTTTAAGTGGgccaacaaaaaaaaaggaaaataaaaaattgaaacatatatatatatatatattaattttttaagtacTTTAGAGAAATATCTAGCCAGTTGTGCTTGCAAAGCAAAGTCAATTGCAATAATGCATGATGTGCTGTGACCATGAGACTATGAGCTAATTAGTTTGACCAATTGGTCATACAATAGAAGTATAGAGTAGTATTATATATTGATGGAAGAGATGTTTTATATTCAAATGGAACTTCCCCAAACTCCATtacaaataaatactcctactttACAACTAATGGTTGTTATAGTAGCACCACACACATTAAAGATGAGTTAGTTAGTTTACACTTTCACATTCACCATTTTATAAGAACAAAATGCACTTACGACTTTTACACCATTTTCCACTTAAATCAGACTAGCTCTTTATTGGCTTGTCACTATACTATAATTCATTTACATTAATAATGATTAAGTTCATTACACTCAATGGTATATGTGCCCTTCATTACTATACTATTATTTGAAGATATGAAATCAGCATCGAAATGCGGATAAAAGTTAAGTAAGAACTAAAAGAATgaagacaaattaaaaaggaatatAACGGTCATTAGACCTAATAAACTACTCCACTTTTAATTAAACTGATCAGAATTGCATACTTCATcccatattttaattatttcgaATCTTCGATGATATTTCCATCAATTACTATCTACACTAATTTAATCTTGTCACAACTAATTAAAGATTTAGCTTCAATTAAAACTTAATTTACCTGAATTGATCAGTGTAGGGCAGCTTAGAATTGAGAGACTTAGTCGGCGTATATCTGAACAAGCTGATCCACGGCTGCTCCGGCGAAGCCAGCCGCCTCTTCTTGGCGGCGGCCACCGCCACCTGAACCAAGCTGGTAATCGGACTCCCCTCCGGCAGCACCTTCACATACATGTTCGACGCCACGAAATACAAAAAACACGACAGAAACATGAAGATGGCCGGAATCGCCAGCCCGATCGACCAGCTCAGATTCGACTGCACGTAGACGACGAGCGTCACCGACACGATCTCCGCAAACGTCACCGTGAAGTAATACCAGTTGAAGAAGCTGTCCACTCCCCTCTTCCCGGACTCCGTCTTCGGATTAAACTGATCGGCGCCAAACGCCAGGTTGCACGGCCTAATCCCGCCGGCGCCGACCACCATCAGCCCGAATCCGAGCAGCAGGAAAGCCAGCTGCCCGGCGTCCGCCCCCACACACCCACTGCCACCTGGCTGGTCGCAGTGTGGTGGGTGGAGATTCTTGAACACTGCTGTGAGGCTGACCACCAGCAGGCCCTGCACAAACAAACAGTATTCCAGTAAAAAAAGACTGTATAAGTCAGTGTCACGAGTTACTGGAGAGAGATTGAGTACGCACGAGAAAGGAGGCGATGGAGCCGTATCCGAGGGTCTTGTAGCGGCCAAGGTGGGTGTCGCTGAGGTAGGCTCCGACTAAGGTGGCGAGGTTGGTGGTGCCGTTGAAGATGTTGATGAGTGAAGTTGCGGAAATGCGTTTCATGTTGAACACTGTGGTGAGATACACTTGTAGGTTTGACAATGTGCCGATTGCTCCCAATTTTTCGAAGGTTTCATTTCCTGCAGGTGTAATATGTTATGTAAATCAAGAAATTTCATATGTACATTTTTGGGGCGGGGAATTTACCGATGACGAAAGGCATGACTTTGAGGCCTCTGTAGTTGATCTCAGGCTCATCGTCGCGGTCGATTTTTGGAGATGGTGATTTCATCTGCGCTTCTCggctttctttctctttcttctccATTTCTTTTCACGGGTTAATATGAAGAGGATGATGCACTAATATATATAGATGgcgtttcatttcatttcaactTGTGTTTGCGTTGTTTTATGGCATGTTAATACATGGAGATTGGAGGATCGATGTAGCTGGATTATTAATAATGAAGTGATTTTTCAATGATTGTTGTTGGTCAACGAAGTTGGCTCATCACTCCATTATTTCTCACCAATATGATTccgtttttattttaatttttcttactttatttgtGGGAAAACAAGGTTCATTTTATTGATCATGAAAGCATATATATGATATGGAGATGACCCTCGACACAACTACATTACTTTCATTTTGGTATTAATGTTTGTGTAATTTTACTACTAGTACTATGTTAAGAGCACaattctcttaacgaagaaatcctgcgattacactcgcaacacaccaatccggcgccccgaacgttggggtcgacggctcaattcgtggctggcgcggagaacttcctccgtcggcagtcttcaaggtttgataaggagtattgcacaagtaatgtgggcaaGTTATTTCTTCATTccatgaataaaaagataacaacctagccctatttataatactagaatactagcttagggaacaagaaaacaagatatgaaaatatactatgaatcaaaagatatggggaataaaaagataactaaatatttggggAATCATAAGATATAGGGGGATCtaacaactcccccacggttaaaatccaccttgtcctcaaggtggaaaccacgacacCACGAAGAGTCCCTCCGGGATCAAACGCACAAGACTGCCCtctctttttcaatattttctttgTGTTGCTGATTGCGGTCTTCTTCGTAACCAATTTTACAGTCTTGACTCTAATCTCATCCTCAAATAACATTCTCTTCTCTTCCATTTCCTCTTCAAGGTTGTACTTTTGTATCTTAAAAGCAGCCTTGTCCTCCTCAACAAGGCTTAGACTCTCCATCCTCTCGATTTTGCTCTGCTTTTCAGGATGCATACTTAAAGTCTTTTCTTTCGACTCCAAACTAGAATCAAGAGCTTCAGGTTTCATCTCTTTCTCGATCACCCTCAGAAAAGTGTTGTTGACCTCATCTTCTCTTTTGGTAATAGAGTCATTCTCTTTCCTTATCTCTTTTTGATTCCACACATTACTAAGTACTATCAACTTCTCTTCCCTCTTCTCTTCATCATCGTGCGAATCAATTTTCCACTCCTTTTTCCTTGAGCTTGAGACACCCGCTTGCGGTTGACGAGGAAAGGCGCACAATGGAGCTTTCACGGACATCGATAGCAAGGGCTGGCAAGGGCTCGGTGCGGCGTAGGGAGGAAGCTCAATAGTCGatgttgtacttggctgctgTAGCTGACGATCTGACGGAGTCAGCTGTGGCTGATGTTCTGGCAACGGGGGAGCGCGAATCTTTCCAACACGGCGACCGGACGTTTGGGAGGGCAGATCCCAGCAAGTCTGGTTTTTCACATGCAGAAACGGCTGCTGGTGCGATTCTGACGAAGACCAACCCGAGTTCGGGCTTTGGCGAGCGCAATGCGGCTGTCGGAGTGACCGTTCCTGCTCCGCGAACTGATCCCCAGAGGTGAAGGCGTTGCGCGGAGGCCGGTAGACATTCTTTCGGGCGGAATACCAGCTGGAAATAGAGCATGCGTGCGGCGGCTCGTAGTAGTCACTGAGCACTCCAGGTTGTTCCCAGTCTGAACACGAATACGGCTGCGGGCCGTACGTATCTGGGTTGAAATACGATGACGGCCTAGAGGTGTATGGAGGTGTTCTAGGCCGCGACTGACTGTGGGGTGGATAGCGACGGGTTCGCTGCGAGTACATCGGGTCTGGAGTCTGATGAGGCGGTGGCTCCGGTAGGGGAGGCGCACGAAGTTTGCCAAAGCGTCGATTGGCTGCGTCCAACCGGGTCTCCAGTTTGTCAATCGCAGCATGTATGCGATCAAACAACTTGGTTGTATAGGAGTCTTCCAAATTTGGCATCTCAAAGTCTCTAATTAGGGTGAATGGATGCGGAGGGTGAGAaccgatgaaagcaccagttgttaagagcacaattctcttaacgaagaaatcctgcgattacactcgcaacacaccaatccggcgccccgaacgttggggtcggcggctcaattcgtggctggcgcggagaacttcctccgtcggcagtcttcaaggtttgataaggagtattgcacaagtaatgtgggcaaattatttcttcattccatgaataaaaagataacaacctagccctatttataatactagaatactagcttagggaacaagaaaacaagatatgaaaatatactatgaatcaaaagatatggggaataaaaagataactaaatatttggggAATCATAAGATATAGGGGGATCGTAACAACTaacaagatatgaaaatatactatgaatcaaaagatatggggaataaaaagataactaaatatttggggAATCATAAGATATAGGGGGATCGTAACATACTATTGAAATATAtgttaagtaaatgaagaataaagtaaagatgaagagagagtaaagtaagtacaaaaatatgttgacttttagtactaaaaaggaaaatgactctactactatggaacgcacaaaaatgataaaattactCTACTAATataaacggagggagtagtaatttataAAAGGGTTTTCGTTGATGAGATCTACTATCTGTGACAAAGTTGAGGCACTAGCTACGCGTGTTATAGTAATTTAATTGATATATACTATGATGTAAGATATACCATATgtaattctaaaaaatatatagaaggGTTTCATGCATTTATCATGTACCTTACGTGTTATTTGTACGTACTAGTAGTAAATAAATGATACTCCAAGTAGAACAAATTTGGAAGGATTTAAACGGAATAAAAAGTATGCATGTACATAAGAATTAGTTAGTTATATCTAGTAGGTTTCAATGTTTGGTTACTTGACTACAagacattaaaaataaaaaaaataatgaaggaATAAGTAGGTATGACATGCGTAATTGTGACTAATTTGTTCCCTAGTTTATAATCTTGGAAGTTTGAAAAATAAGGGCATGATCAATCATGTCAGGTGCACTAACTGTTGAAATTATGAGCAATAATCCAATCACACAATCCCTCCCATTAGACAAACAATGCTATCCACAGATCAGTGGAATGTTGGAGGAATAATATAcgcataaaaaataattttatgcaTTATAATTTGTCAATTataatgaattaaaaataatacaatATCGTCGAAATGAAagtattaataaattatttgaaataaatttgaaatttcaagtTTAGTTTGGCATGTCTAGGATCAAGCTGGATTTTCATTTGCGACGTGATTGCACATCTTCAAATTTGAGGTAGGGTATATATTATATGAAATTGATTAATATACTGAAGCACAGATATTGCACGTAATAATTTGAATTGAGACACGTATTCCGCAGTATCACGTCCTCTATTACAgtaatattagtataattttagTTAGTACTAGTATCGTGGAAAAACCTGAAATTGGTCGGTGTTgtattataaaaatcaattaaaaatcatagaatttagatttatttgcaattatttaaaaacaaaattatttggtaaaattatactccattcgtcaATAAAAAATAGTCGGACAACAcagattttaatacaaaattagtaaagtaaaagagtttaggagaaaaagtgggtaaaaGGTAAAAAAGATAGAGGGAGGAAAAA
This genomic interval from Salvia splendens isolate huo1 chromosome 13, SspV2, whole genome shotgun sequence contains the following:
- the LOC121762065 gene encoding protein NRT1/ PTR FAMILY 2.11-like, translating into MEKKEKESREAQMKSPSPKIDRDDEPEINYRGLKVMPFVIGNETFEKLGAIGTLSNLQVYLTTVFNMKRISATSLINIFNGTTNLATLVGAYLSDTHLGRYKTLGYGSIASFLGLLVVSLTAVFKNLHPPHCDQPGGSGCVGADAGQLAFLLLGFGLMVVGAGGIRPCNLAFGADQFNPKTESGKRGVDSFFNWYYFTVTFAEIVSVTLVVYVQSNLSWSIGLAIPAIFMFLSCFLYFVASNMYVKVLPEGSPITSLVQVAVAAAKKRRLASPEQPWISLFRYTPTKSLNSKLPYTDQFRFLDKAAIICEEDKINPEGTPANPWRLCSMQQVEEAKCILRVIPVSLTAVLYHIGAQQQYLVFQALQSDRRLGSTSFHIPAGSYVIFAMLTITLWVPLSDCLLRRLNGRVTVLHRIGAGLFLTIVESVVAALVEERRRTAALRSGGGVSPMSAMWLVPQLALGGLAEALNAIGQLEFYYKQFPENMRSVAGAFFFLGSAASNYAYSFLISTVHRMTAKDSGGNWLPEDLNQGRLDYFYYLVAVLCSFNFCYFLVCANWYRYKTTDVHDVTLVSPNKLDHHSA